The Pyrus communis chromosome 9, drPyrComm1.1, whole genome shotgun sequence genome has a segment encoding these proteins:
- the LOC137745602 gene encoding uncharacterized protein has translation MAYRYNGRQETSTRGNLQHQKEQAYQGSLVDDLAEEFRLPINQRPTENVDLENVEQASLDTHIASSNVGFRLLQKMGWKGKGLGKDEQGITEPIKSGIRDPKLGVGKQEEDDYYTAEENIQRRKLDVELEETEETAKKREVLAEREQKIQTEVKEIRKVFYCELCSKQYKLAVEFEAHLSSYDHNHRKRFKEMKEMHGSSSRDDRQKREQQRQEKEMAKFVQIADARKQQQQQQLQQQQEESGPAPVSTELKSATTLADQDQRKALKFGFSSKGATSKSKISFGSAAKKPKVGVASVFGNDSDEE, from the exons ATGGCCTACCGGTATAACGGTAGACAGGAAACAAGCACCCGAGGCAACCTGCAACATCAGAAAGAGCAG GCATATCAGGGTTCACTAGTTGATGATCTAGCAGAAGAATTTCGATTGCCGATTAATCAAAGGCCCACAGAAAATGTTGATCTGGAGAATGTGGAACAAGCATCATTGGACACACACATAGCATCATCTAATGTTGGTTTTAGGCTTCTCCAAAAGATGGGGTGGAAAGGGAAGGGGCTTGGGAAGGATGAGCAAG GAATTACGGAGCCAATAAAATCTGGGATTAGAGACCCAAAATTAGGAGTTGGAAAACAAGAGGAAGATGATTATTATACAGCAGAAGAAAATATCCAGAGAAGAAAACTCGATGTGGAATTAGAAGAGACCGAGGAAACTGCAAAGAAGCGGGAG GTATTAGCAGAACGTGAGCAGAAAATCCAAACCGAGGTGAAAGAAATACGCAAGGTGTTCTACTGTGAACTCTGCAGCAAACAATACAAGTTGGCCGTGGAATTTGAAGCTCACTTAAGCTCATATGATCACAATCACAGAAAG CGTTTTAAAGAAATGAAAGAAATGCACGGTTCCAGTAGTCGGGATGATCGCCAAAAACGAGAGCAACAGCGTCAGGAGAAGGAAATGGCAAAGTTTGTTCAGAT TGCGGATGCTCgtaagcagcagcagcagcagcagttaCAACAGCAACAAGAAGAATCTGGGCCTGCCCCAGTTTCCACTGAACTGAAAAGTGCTACTACACTTGCAGATCAGGATCAACGGAAGgctttgaaatttgggttttcttCTAAAGGTGCAACCTCTAAGTCTAAG
- the LOC137745523 gene encoding agamous-like MADS-box protein AGL80: protein MTRRKVKLAFIINNSSRKATLRKMRRGFMKKMYEINKLCEVPTCAIMYSPDESQPDFWPDSSGVQRLIEQFRNMPEGEQNKKMVIHEMLLKQRIKKEQEKLNKLKKENREKQIRMLMNQCLTGKPLTGLDFNDLEDMGSMINETLKDIVAKIKSRKEEELVEMDQPSVAQPPMRASVTDENFHDTI, encoded by the coding sequence ATGACTAGAAGAAAGGTGAAACTAGCCTTCATCATAAACAACTCATCGCGAAAAGCGACATTAAGGAAAATGAGGAGGGGCTTCATGAAGAAGATGTATGAGATCAATAAGCTTTGCGAAGTTCCAACTTGTGCTATAATGTACAGTCCAGATGAGTCTCAACCTGATTTCTGGCCTGATTCTTCAGGAGTGCAACGCCTTATCGAGCAGTTCAGAAACATGCCCGAGGGGGAgcaaaataagaaaatggtAATCCATGAGATGCTTTTGAAGCAGAGGATAAAAAAAGAGCAGGAGAAGCTCAACAAGCTGAAGAAAGAGAACCGGGAGAAACAAATTCGGATGCTCATGAACCAGTGCCTCACTGGGAAGCCCCTGACCGGCTTGGACTTCAATGATTTAGAGGATATGGGGTCAATGATCAACGAGACATTGAAGGACATTGTCGCGAAGATCAAGAGCCGAAAGGAGGAAGAGCTGGTAGAGATGGATCAACCCTCAGTTGCACAACCACCGATGCGTGCATCAGTAACTGATGAGAACTTTCATGACACCATTTAG